The window AAAACCTTCAAGAGTAACATGTCACAcgctacaggcctcagttacaTTCATGACAATACAATAAGAAAACTGAACAGGTTTGGTTGTATTGCTTGTTTGGCATGACCAAGTTTGCCAAGAAAAAGTTTCTTCTTTCTAAAAACAATCTCAGCATTAGATTGCAaaattgcatctgaacaaaacaCAAGACTTCTGGGAAAATGTCCTTTGAACAGTCAAGACCAATGGAGATCTTTGAGCATATTGCAGcaccacatttaaaaacaaaaacaaaaagcaaacaaacactgcatatCAACATAagcacctcataccaactgttgAGCACAGCAGTGGAGGACGGATGATTTGGGCTTCTTTGGCAGCCACAGGatctgggcaccttgcagtcattgatgATGAACTCCTCTGTAAGTGAAaagtgaggccatctgtccaacatCTGACACTAGGTCCAAAATTGGTCATACAACAGCACAATGATATTGTAGGCACATCTAGAACAGAAAGGctgaaagaaaagaatcaaagtgCTGTGGCAAAACATTCAGAGATCTGTGTATAAATGAATGACCACAAATCTCAATAAACTGAAGTAGTATTATCAAGAAAAGTGACTCAAACTTCCTCCACAAtgacataagataagataagataagataagatgacctttattagtcccacaggtgggaaatttgtttcgttacagcaaaagtgcaaagttatgtagcagaaattagaaaacactggaatgcaataaaataaaataaaatactatatacaatagaataaaatagaataatatatacaatagaataaaatagaatacaaatgctatatacaactgagtaagaaaatacaaaagtacaactttgtcagagaaagaattgcacatatagcagtcttattgcacatgtgtgggtttgatcagctgcaaaagtctttgttgtacagtctgacagcagtggggaggaaagacctgcgaaatctctccgtcccacaccgtgggtgccgcagcctgccactgaaggagctgctcagtgctgtcagagtctcctgcatggggtgggagatgttgtccaacagggatgacagcttagccgccATTCTCCTGTcgctcaccacctccactgggtccagagggcatcctagaacagagctggcccttcggatcagcctgttcagtctcttcctgtccccggcagagatgttgccgccccagcagactacaccataaaagatggctgaggccaccacagagtcatagaaggtcttcaggagtgggccctccactccaaacgacctgagtctccgcagcaggtacagcctgctctgccctttcctgtagagggcgtctgagttatgagtccagtccagtttgctgttcagatgaacaccaaggttgACATGAGAGACTAATAAAGCCATACAGACAATGATTACTTCAAATTATTGGTTCTAAATGCAGTTCCACtgctactgaatcatggggtgtatttagtttttcacaggacacTGAACACTTTGGTTTTCATATGACTGTCAGCTACTGTATATGGCTCATATTTAGCCTTTATGGTTGTCTCGGGTAGTTGGACGGCACTCAGCAAGCTCCTGTAGAAAGTCCTAAAGAAATAGTTAAGGCCAAAACTGAGGCTATGTTGTCACGTCATGTACAGCTGTGTTGTTTTGCCTGAACTTCAATTTGAAGAATGCAAGTGGAAAGCAGACTGGATGTTCTCTTTCCACCTTATCCATCACAGCAACTAGTGGctgttgtcttttgttgctGAACATTATTCAGAATGAGTGAAGGGACACTCTTTCAGACACTTTCTTTATCGTGGTGTTTTAGCCCACTTAACTTGTAATGCGTACCTGAGTATTGTTCCTGACCAAATCCACCCCGTAATGACTACAGTCCAGCCATCTTTTGATGGTTGCTTTCAGCAGCATGAcctgtcacaaagctcaaatcatcaaaAAACTGGTTCcttgaacatgaaaatgagtttTTTGTTCTCAAATGGCTTCCAGATCTTAACCTAAAGAGCAATTTTTGGATGTGGTGGAATACAGTTTTATAGATTATGTCACTGTTTAGTTAAAGGTTACTTGGTCATTGTGTTGTACATATTCAGGAAATCAACATGAACATTACATGAACATTCATTCTGTGTCATATTTCCAACCACCTAATAAATGGTCCCATATCCACTGTCCTGTATGTTACGTTTTGCTTTCTACCAGTTCCTGACAGGAATATCTAGCTCTTTAGCTGCTTTTTGCATCTCTTGGTTGTGTGCTTTTTGAGGCAGAGCATGCAGTAGGTTGTGCAATGGTTTTTTCTTCTGGGTCTTTTTTGGAAAACTGCGTTTTGAAATGACACAGATGAAGCCTAgcagaaggaaccttttaagtaggaaagtgtaaaaacaaaatgcttaTTTTGATACAGCTCAGGGGAAATGCAGAGTCTGGCAACAATAATCATTAGTTTTGTCCCTGTGCACAGCTCTTTTCAGTTGAATACATTATTAAAGACTAAGAAGATCAGCTATAAaactttaaatcattttaaacttATAATAGTGATCATGCTGTACTGCAGTCCTGCTGGTTAAATGCTGGAGTCTACATCATCATTTTGCAGCTTTCATCGTCCCATTTTAAATGACAGGCTGCTTCACTGATGTGTTGCACCTCTGGTCAGAAAAGCGGACAATGATGCCCAAAAAAGACGGTTCTGATAGATGAACTCAGAGATCCATTTATTGAAAGAAAAAAGGCCGCCACCACCTGTGGCAAACCCATATTACAGTATAGTTATGTTAAAGCAAGCTGACCGTGCACTGCTTTAAGTCTTCACTGCCGTCCCTGCATGgtctttcttctctttgttcCTCATGTATGTAACAAAGCTAATAATTTTTGTAGGTTATTCTACCTCCCTCTGTAGACACTGTAGTCAGTAATTGTTAGGAAGCATGTTCCATCACCTACACTTTCTCATATCACATTTATATTCATCACTCATTCAATAAGCATGATTTCAGAGATCTCTGACACTACACGGGACAACAGTGTCACCTATGGGCTAATAATAGATCTGCACCCTATCAAGTCAAGTGCAGTTTTGCTCCTGGACAGTGAATGGGTGAAAAAGTgggggtttttgtgtgttttttatatataacatATACTCCCTCTTGCTCCTCGTATATATTACCTGCAAGATGGACAGAACCTGTGTTCTCAGCACACTGACATTAATGAGGCCAGGCAGATgtcaaacaaacagacacagtGGAGTTCAAAAGaacatgaaagaaaactgaTTCTGAATAATTCATTTTTCTGTTGCACTTCTCATTACTGTAATTACACAGCCATTGTTCTTTGACAGGGAGGAAATGTAAAATTACAATTTAGGCAGTGAAATTGTCATTTGTAGCAATAATTGACACTAATAAAAtgatttttccttctttccccATGGAACATATGCTAATCAAAATGTGAAGTATTAAAGATGACACTAACAGGCGTGATAAGCAGTTAATGAAAGATGGGAGGCAAGTGGGACAGTAATAGACATACTCCAGCTAATAAGTTCCTGTTCATTAGAGCATACAACTGTACCCTCCTCCTGTCTTGTCTGTTTCTTCTGACTGACAGTTCTGACAGCCTTTCCTGTCAAAGGGAAACTTTTGACCGCATGCTCAGATAAAACGTTAATAATTCACAGCAGCACTAAGCAAGTTATAAGCCTCTTTATAAATGGATCAGTAGTGTACTATTATTGGAGGATGACATAAGCCTCTACTTGACTCTACTTAAAAATAGATGACACTGTCTATAATGCCAGCATTTTGATGACATTTTCTTGAGTCTGGGAGGATGTCTTCGCTGCGTCTCGCAATGTTGGTGGGCTGACTCacacagagtggagcagagATGACAGGCTTTGATCTCTCCCCCTCTGTTTCTCCAGCTTTTTTCTGTTCCCCCAGCGGACTTTTACATATGTCGACCCGCAACCACCctgaaaaagcagaatgaaGATCCATGAAATGAGATGACAAATACTAGGCTGTCCTTGTGACACGGCAAATGAAAAGCCTGATGGAGAGAGAACAAAAAAGAAGGCGGTGCGAGGCAGCCTAAACGGCGGACTGTAATGAGAAGTGTGTGACTTCTGTTCACTACTGATGGCCATATTAATCTTACTGCAATAAAATCTGGTCAGGCATTCACAACGGGAGGACACCAAATGCAGCTTAGGCCCCAAATTGCACCCTGGAGGCATGTTACCCTTTTAAAAGAGGATGGGAAAGTTCTGcaaaaaatccagaaaataGCACCTGTGTTACAAGTAGACGGGCTGCCGGGAGGGCTGGAGGCAAGTTATCTGTAACCCATGCAGCTAGGGTGGTGTCGGAGGGCTGCGGGGAGATCAGGAGTGGTGTTTTTTGCCATTAGGACTGTAGCGATCTGGCATGCAGATGAGGGGAACTCTCAGAGATAATCATGCTTACACTGAATTCCCTCATTACCTCTGAAGCTCAGCCATGGGCAAGAGTCCAAGTCACACAAAAATACGCATACTGCACGCGCTCAGAGAGTGAGAGCTCCCAGAGTGAGCACAGTATGAACACAGGCAGTATGTTGATCATAAGGATCTAGGAAATTAGGCTATTAAAGTCAGCCTGTTGGGATAACACAATGTTCAGGGTAATAGTGCAATGCATGTTTTATTCTtgaaaatattgaatattaagACTCTGAAGGGATTTTATATGATTACATGCTCAACAGATCAATGTTACGTAAAAGCAAATTAATTTGTTCAGCGTCACCTATTGTTTCCCTCCACATGATTCTGCTGAAGAAGCTCTGAGAAATCCCTGACATCCCTGGCTTTCACTTCTCTCTGCTTCAGCCTATTATACAGTTCAACCCTGCTCAAAGTCACTTCAATTATCAGTATGATACTGTGAGTGCCTCTGGTCCCAAGAGGTATTGTAATAGTACAATGCTATAGATCCGATTTAGATCTCAGATCAAAGATGTTACAATTTGCCCAAACTCTAATTGGCGTCAAGTAAAAATAGACTTTTTGAACTTCCTCTGATCTTTGTCAGTATGGGCCAACAGCAGATATAAATGGTGACAAAGTTCAGTAAAAAtggtttttgttgcttttggtTTTTTAGACACACTAACTTGTGCACGTATGCCGTTTGAACTGTACAGCTGTCTTTTGGAAATACCTGCTCATGTTTGATGTCAAGTGGAAAAAATAGCTAAACAggacaaacatgttttgagGAATTTGAAAACACCAAACAGATCCACTGCCATACATTCTCCTAGTGTACAAGGGCTCATTCAATTAAACACAAGAGTTTACGCTTTCCATCTAacagtatttcacatttttagttAAGTCTTGTTTGACACATTTTTCAAAAGGAAATTTTGGAAATGTTGCAACAGGGAAATACATAATACCTGACGGGAGCATACTGGCAAATAATTCACATAAATTAAAGAGGCTCACTGTTGTCACAGTGCTGTGATACTGACTGGAATTTGTGGGACACATACCAGAACTAATTGGCATTTGTCACTCTTTACTCAGACACCTGTGGATCCCTGCATGTTGTTAGCTAGTATGTTTACAAGACGATCAAAGTTGGATGTGATTGCAACATGGTGAAGCCACGCATTGCTCTGAGTCAGTCTGAAACAAGCTCGCCCTAATACTGATCATCACTCATAGACAaatttaatatgcaaattcaaagctgaaagaggccacagtGTAAAATTATAGACATTTATAAACGTCTAACCCCCATAACCCCATTTTATTACAGTCTTTTCAGGCACACAGTTACTAATGTTTCTTTGTCAGTTCCAGCAACTTTAAAAGAGTAAAAGGAACAAATTCTCTCAGGCCCTCCTACCAAACTGTCAGCACCTCGTTCATCATGATGAAATAAAGCAAGCAACTGTTTTTCTGCATAATAGCACAGAGGGAAGTTTCTCTAAGGTTAAGCACTATTTTAAGAAACCACATGAACTTTGAGGATTTAAACTTTGTGGTCTATTGTATGTGTATCTGTGTATATGTTTCCTCATAAGTGTAAGCTTAACTGCATGAGTGAGCTTGCGTTTGTGTGCTTGACTCCGTGAGAGGAAATGCTGCCAACAGAGATAATAAAAAGTTttgtcaggtgtgtgtgtggatctgttttatgtttctgtgtgtgggtgtgcattATGCAAATACCTATCTGGTATGAGCGTGAACAGGTAGCCAATTGGAGTGGGATAAGGAAGTTAACAGGATAAAAAACCCATTGTGGTGGGGCAGCACCTGCAGTTTCTACATGCTTCTGTTAATTCTAAGCTTTCGTTAGCAAAAGGACTCACCTTATCTGACTTTACACTCTAGTAAACTACGGTGTTGGAATCTCAGGAGACTGCTGAAAGCGGATCTTCGCGAGACCTCTAACAGGTCTGGTCAGACTCCATTCTACTGCTCTGGTAGGCTGTCACACTGGTTCTGGATAATCAGCACTAATGACTGGTTGCAGTATAATTAACCCGAAGGCTCAAAGTGTACTAAGTGTACAAAATCCTAATAAGAATTCTCAATATGCTTTAATATGCTGATGTTTTACCTTGTTTTAGTGAGGTTGGCTGTGCATGTGGTATTTTCATTTCACAGTTTGTCTCTTGTTACAATAATTTTTAGCTATACATTGGCTACATTATCTGTTTCAGTCATACAGGACAGGATTTAAAGACACTGAAAGCTGTATTGTGTAATTCACAAAACTTAAACTTTAAGAGGTTCCTCTTTGAAGTTAGCATTCAAAATTGTGCATAAACCCTAAACTTAACTATATTTGTTCACATTTACtttgaaaatctgaaaaatcTTTACAAATCAATTTTatgcaataaaatacaaaattaaataaaaattaaatacaaaattaagAATAAAGACAAATAAGATTTTTAAGTTACTTTCAGTTATGTTTCAGTGCTACCACAAGGCTTTGACTCTGACTTAAAGGGAAAGCAGCCAGTCTTGTCAAGAGCAGACAAAATGTTCATGTTAACTTATTCTTCAACTGTTGCTTGTGTCCTTGCATCATGACATATCCAGTGCAATGATTTTTCTCTGTGACTTGGCCGACAGCATATTGATTCATGACTGTGACTTGAATTGCTGCGTGGTAGTTGTATTGACAGAAACAACTTTCTGTTGCAGAAACTACTCTCTTGTTAAGATACGTGCTTGGCACTCGTAGCACTCATAGATTGAAGATAAACACATAAGAGATTTGGGCTGATTGGCAGCTGATGAGATGTTCTGCTTTGATATGACGAATGTATACCTTATCTTCTGTAGAAATCTAATTCATAAATCTTGGCTTTTGTTTGCTATAAAACTGTTTTGCTAGGTCTTTAAAGCGATAAATTTCTCTAACTGTATGCAGATGTGTTATCCTGGCGACTCAGTGTTTACTGAAGAAATGTGTGACATGGCTTGGAGCTATTTTGTTTATAACCTACCATAAAACTGCAGCCAAGGTTTTCTATGGAACAGTCAGAGTACTGTGTACTACACTGTTTAATGTGTAGCCATTTAAAACGGGTATCTCATCTGCTAGCCTTTCATAGTTTCATTATCACGTAGTAAAGTGTTGTCTGTATATTACATATACAGACAacactttatttcttttaacaacagCAGTATTAGCTGGACGTTTGGATTTCTATGTCTGCCTTATGTTCTGAGCATTCAAAGGAAATTTCAGTGCAACAGTAATAGAAAACCAGATGCTGGCATTGGACCATCAAAGATATGACTAAGCTATTGTGCACATGCAACACTTGTGCTACCAAAACAGTGGAGGTGCTGAAATTCAGACTGACTTTATTTACATGGAATGCAAATATACTTGTGGTTACATTTGAAACATgtctttatttactttttatatgTGAACAGCTCACCCTTCAAAAGTAACTGCACCTGTGAATAACGAGTCCTCAGTGAGTCGATATTACGCTAATAAACATCAACTCAATGGCGATATAAGCTGGTGTACTGTAATTGCATCTAATGATTAAGCGGAGTGTACCTTTCTGTTAGTCTTCTGCTACTTTACTTCTTCAAGGAAGACGCTACAAGCAAACCAAAAATATGATTACACCACTGAAGAACAAATAAAATTCATGTTTTAAGCTGGGTAAAAACAAATAGATTAGACCTTGATTAAAATACAAAACCCAACAGACCCTTTCTTCATAACGAGTACACAACATGCCCAACCTGCCACCTGTGCTGACACAGAATAAGTTTGTTACCACGCTTTGATGGTAACAAACAATCAGACCTGTATTTGATTTTTCTGCTGAGATTCTGACACCTGTGGTTACCACAATAACAGCAAGAAGAATGTAAAAATAAGGGAAAACATTTCCAGAGCAGCTACTTTCCAGATGGCAGTTAGCTCGAATACACTGAATACTGCTACATCAGATATGtgaagcagcagctgcagcatttGCTGTGTGCATTATTAGCACGTTACTTTAGCTTTGATGCAATGTAAAGAGGACAGCGTCTGTGCTGACATCCTGTGAATCTGTTGTGCTTAAGTAAAGTAGATTCAGTCATGCACGAGATGTATACATAATCTTTTAATATGGAATATCATCGTCGAGGTCAAAAGTTCAATTTTCTTTACCTTTATCTATGCGAGTATGTGTGCATACATGAGTGACAGATTATTTTTGAATCTGTCTATACAGTAAAGTACTACCCTCCTGCCTCAGCCCCTGGGCCATGGTACATCTGAGCATAGAAGTAGCAGTATGAGTGTAACTACATCCACCACCCTCGACAGCCAGGTGACCAGTGCATGGGGCCCTGCTAACCCCTATCCTGATGGTGAGGATTAttgcacacactgacacaatCAGAATGAGGCCTactgtattcttattcctactCTTATACTCTGAAGACTCCAGTTCACTCAGTGGTTACAAAGCTGCAattcaaaatgtaaataattcaaCAATTAGCAGCTAATGTATTGTTCACCTGGAGAGCCCAGAGCTCTGAAACACAAGGCGTGAATTAGACATACCCAGCTGAGAAATAGTTTTACAGTAAATGAATTTGCTATTTAATTGTTGACAAATACCTTTGCTTGTGGGAGTTACGCTTACCTCATCAGATACACCTTTACAATGAAACTAAATGAAGTCACTGTTAAGTCTAAGAAAAGAGCAATTATGTCTGTGCCTGCAGGTTCATTGGTGATGGCTGGTTACACGAGCCGTCTGTGGCCTCATGAGTCCCAGCCTCAGTTCTGGAGTAAGTACCAAGTGTGGGAATGGTTGCAGCAAGTTATGGACATGCACCAAAttgatgcctccagcatcccaTTCCAAAACTTTGACATCGATGGCCATCAGCTTTGCAGCCTAAGCTACCAGGACTTCATCCGTGCAGCTGGCAGCGTGGGACccattctcttccacagcatcaCAGAGCTCAAGTGGAGCGGTACGTCTAAAAACTCTGGGAGAGAGGTTTAAGGGGCAGCAAAGGAAGATGATTAGTGCCAATAAAAAGAAGCTGGGTGATCCGAGTTGTGTCTGGAACGAGGTCTTGATGATGAGTTGTTGAGAACGGATCGCAGAGCTGGTCAGGGGGTCGCACAACATGCTGCTGTAGAGCAAAGGATTGCTTAGAGCCAAGGAGATGATGGATTTGTTGTTTGCTCTTGCTAGAATGGGTTTCCTAACAAAGCACAGAGGGGGTGTGAAGCTGAGAAACAGGCTGAGAATTGGTTCATccattgttttttaattagagtttttaaacaaactcaaaaggtttttcttttttcttttccttttttgtttctttggcctaatccttcatatatttttttttttggcttataCCTGTTGCAACTGTATGTATAGCATGTGGCTAAATAAGAACAAGAAATAATACAAATTTATGTAAATTACACGAGCAGACTATATTTTATCTAGCAAATAAAGCTAATACCTTTTCAAAAGTAGCACCAATAGATCTAGCACAACAGGTTTAACCCTGAGGTTAAAAAGAATTTCGAAGTAAACTGAACCAAGAGAACAGTTCTGCTATTGTTGTAACCAACTGTAAGAAACCAGCTCAGTTTCTTGAGATAAGGTGTCATATTTTAATACATCAAATATTGTTCTCACACTGATTGTGATCACAGGGTGTTATTGCTATATGAGTTTGAAGTCATTGGTGGTTATTGGAATTTAGAATACATTTCTGATGTTACTACTTTTTTTGGTCAAAAAAGGTTTGTCGGTGCTTCTCTGTTGCTTTTCCCATTTCTACTGAGACAGCCGGAAAATGGGAGAGAGGAGTGCAGAAAGTAATTTGTTGACCAATCCCTCAGTACTAGCCATTTTGAAAATAATGAATGTACTGGCTCTGTTTGCTCTGGAAATACAACAACATCTTCTTGTTTGGGCTTGTAAAAAAGTGGCTGTATATGCCATAAATTACCATGCTATACAAGAGATTTATTGCTAGGTAGGCTGGAAAATCTACCTAATATACATTAGTTTGAACCTAATAGGGTAATGTCTATTAATAAGCATTATGActtaaatattaatttgcaaTTTATGcttatatttcatttatttttccttctttatctCTGCACAGGCCAGTATCACGTGGATATAGGGCAAATGGAAAGCAAACCTGAATGTAAGAGTCCTTCACACAAAATGTTagccaaaaacacaaacatcagcATTATAATGGATACATTTTCCTGTTCATTGTACTCGTTGTGTTATTGTCCTAATTAATCCTGGTTCCTACCTATTTCTTTCACAGTAGACTTCTCTTGTCCATTTCCAGATGTCAGCTATCCACCTGGAGGTACTGCTGTGATATTCCTGTTATCATCTATTCAAGTTTTATTCATCACAGACAAAAAATATTGACTtgacttcttttttatttagaaaTCTATGACCCCTCGGTTCATCCCCTTGCACCTGTTGCCTCTCCCAGGGCTCCTAGTCCAGGTGAAGATTTATTTGTACTATATAGAGAGCAACAAACTGCGTAACTGAAAATTATGTTTCACAAATAATAATCTCTTTCCCAGATATCAAACGATCTTTCACCCGTCCACATCCAGTCAAAAAACACAGTAagtaatagaaaaaaatctttataaATGAATGCCTTTTATGTAATTTTGATATTTATTAAACAACCACTAtctacttttttgttgtttttaccaAAGACCCAAGGGGGACCCATTTGTGGGAGTTTATCAGGGACATTCTACTGAATCCAGAGCGAAACCCAGGACTGATCAAGTGGGAGGATCGGACAGAGGGTATTTTTCGTTTCCTAAAGTCAGAGGCAGTGGCACAATTATGGGGCAAGAAGAAAAATAAC is drawn from Pelmatolapia mariae isolate MD_Pm_ZW linkage group LG7, Pm_UMD_F_2, whole genome shotgun sequence and contains these coding sequences:
- the ehf gene encoding ETS homologous factor yields the protein MSVTTSTTLDSQVTSAWGPANPYPDGSLVMAGYTSRLWPHESQPQFWSKYQVWEWLQQVMDMHQIDASSIPFQNFDIDGHQLCSLSYQDFIRAAGSVGPILFHSITELKWSGQYHVDIGQMESKPELDFSCPFPDVSYPPGEIYDPSVHPLAPVASPRAPSPDIKRSFTRPHPVKKHNPRGTHLWEFIRDILLNPERNPGLIKWEDRTEGIFRFLKSEAVAQLWGKKKNNSSMTYEKLSRAMRYYYKREILERVDGRRLVYKFGRNARGWRESDK